From Balneolales bacterium ANBcel1:
AAATCCTCGATGGTGGTGAAAAGTCCGCGGGGGCCCACACGGTCCATGTTGTCCCGATAGAAGCGGCCGGGACCGAAGGAGCGGGGCCGGTAGCTGATCACCCGGTTCGGCACTACTTTTCCGGTATCGTCGTGCCAATGGGTGGATGTCATCCCGATCGGATCAAAAAAATGCTTTCGGGAGTAGGCGTCGAGTGACATGCCGGTCAGACGCTCCACCAAAACGGCGATCAGCTCATAGCCGGTGTTGTTGTAGCCGTACTCATCGCCCGGATCGGCATTGAATCGATGTTGCCGGCGGATCATATCGAGCGCTTTGTCAGGCGTGGTCGTATTGTCGAGGCCGGTATCGGCGAGGGCGAGCAGCTGATAGATATCCCTCAGGCCGGATGTATGATGCATTAGCTGACGCGCGGTGATGGGCCGGTCTGACCCGGGAAGCTCTGGAAGGAGCTCGCGGAGATCGTGATCCAGATCCAGAAGTCCCTGCTGTTCCAGCATGAGCAGCGCCGCGGCGGCCACTTGTTTGGAGACCGACGCGACCATAAACCGGGAGTCGGGCCGGATTGGAATTCCGTGATCCAGATTGGCGATTCCGTATCCTTTGGTGAACAGGGGTTCGCCGAAATGCGTCACGCCAACCGCGCAGCCGGGGGTATCCGGGTTGTCATACGCGAAAAAGATGCTGTCCATGTCGGCCGAGCTGACATGGCTGAACGGCGACTGACTCTCGTCCGAGTTGACATGGTTGAACGGGGACTGGCCCGCAGCGCCAGTGAAGCCGGCAGATAGCGTGACAAGCAGCAAGCCGGCTG
This genomic window contains:
- a CDS encoding serine hydrolase encodes the protein MTAGLLLVTLSAGFTGAAGQSPFNHVNSDESQSPFSHVSSADMDSIFFAYDNPDTPGCAVGVTHFGEPLFTKGYGIANLDHGIPIRPDSRFMVASVSKQVAAAALLMLEQQGLLDLDHDLRELLPELPGSDRPITARQLMHHTSGLRDIYQLLALADTGLDNTTTPDKALDMIRRQHRFNADPGDEYGYNNTGYELIAVLVERLTGMSLDAYSRKHFFDPIGMTSTHWHDDTGKVVPNRVISYRPRSFGPGRFYRDNMDRVGPRGLFTTIEDFIRWEANFVENRSNLDRFAEKMTRPGSTRNRNSIAYASGLRLERYKTLRTVGHAGSYMGFRTQYTRFPETGLAIMVFCNQSDINPAVYSRQIADLFLRDTFAGRFAAYPGRYVNKHLGTGFDVVLKEGDLYLERIPQVPGFDGSGGMGPEGAPRGDDIGNQEDASGRYIIRDSRGIADREDFVIDRVPAFFERESRRMIWRSNDRFRVDDWDLRFERGGDSIRRMNLQAPGTGEIVFEVEQ